The Glycine max cultivar Williams 82 chromosome 17, Glycine_max_v4.0, whole genome shotgun sequence genome contains the following window.
CTTCCAGAAATTAAATTCGGAAAGCGTGCGTGGTCACATTTCACTCTCcccctttcttctttcatttcggAACCTCACTCTATAAATGGCTTCAAGATCTTGACTTACAagctatatatagagagagagagagagagagatcatGTTGGGAAGACGATCACGGAGGCTGTGGTTAGATGGTTCGCTTCCCATCGGATTCTAAAGATTGATTCTCTGAACTGACTTTTCTATAACATTGAGAATTTTACTGCAGATGTAAGTGTGAAGTTGCTTTCATAATTTATAGTGATAGTTCCTTTGTGTGCGCAGAAGCTTGTATGCCATGTGATCTTGTGAGGGCAAAATATAGATGGCGTTAGGTATTTTCAGTGTTATTTTCTAgttaaaattatagtttttttattataatattgatataaattttttttttatgatttatgtttggCGCAAAGTCTAACCATTCAtcttttttagttatatttttttaagctcAATTTTATTTGGATCAATagcatattatattattaatcaaaattagggtttcattgtaattatattaaataaatatgtattttgtgCAATGTATATGGATGGGTaggtttaaattaaatttcaatagttaaaaatagtatttaataatttaaattacttattctaaattctaaaaaaatatatattaaaattatttattggttataaattttaaatacataacaaaaaacatatttataattattataaagagAATGATCTTAGTGTCATCTttcttttagatatttttatcatcaattATTATAGATCAttacaatattttgttttaaattctaataataattacatCTTTTAAAACAAGTTCCATCTAACTTTCAAATTCCAgtggagtatttttttttttccactataTAATGTGGATTCTAAATGTAgcattaattgaaataaaaaaatgcttagGCAGAAGAGGATGGTGCATGCAGCAGCGGCATGGATTGCGGGGCCCACAGGGGGTGATGGTTAGTAAGATAAGCCATGTGTACGAACCTGATTCAGTCCTACTTTAAAAATCTTGGAAGAGAGAAGTGGTCCATGAATCCTGGGCGCGACACGTGTCGGTCGTGGGTGCTAAGGTCGCTGTCGGGTTGGGTAGTGGCCAGCCCAAGTTGAGGAACGCCAACGTTGTGGGCCTGAGTCACTGCCACTAGCGCAGCCTCTCATACGTCGTTTTGGGTTTTTGGGTCCCCTGATACTGTCACCCATTCTTCTAGTACCATAAACAAAACACacactctgtttttttttttttacaacctaAGAAAACGATGCCTAGCTGCTCAGTGTTTTTCGATTCAATAGCATGGATGGAAACTGGAAACGCAACTTGTCACTTCAAAGCATCGAAAGATTTCCCAAAGCGCTGAAAGTAAATCCCTGCCTCTGCCTAGCATGGAAACTGCTCAGTGtacaattatcaaattaatatattgatgTTCTAGATAGTCAGTCTTTAACCTTAACTGTGAAAATTCATCCcagaatatttattaatatattgattaatttCATTGATGTTAGTATTTATAATTGTACAAATTAATAGTTCTAATATTTGATAGTGAAAATAAGATGTCTTGACGTTGGaagaaaaaagtgtttttgtATAGAAATACATATTAACGCTCAAATTCTATTTCAATAGAGTTATAGTTAAGGGATGAAAATATAATGTACCTCTTCAATTTGAGCTGATTTGATGGGAAAATAGTCATCAAGTGttgagtttgatttatgaataacTTAATACATATTTagattaaagtttaaaatcacaAGTTTGAATTAAAAGAATGTAGTAAACTTAAATTtggtataaaaaatgaatttagtaTAATgtcatttatgtttgttttttttttaaaattcattttatggaATCCGATAGCATTACATGAGAGTTTATGAAATAACAacattagtgaaattttttgtCAAAGTCCAACTCAATTATAACTTGGTTTGTGACTATTAAAACCTAGATGGGaacatgaaatttaaaatctagGATTGTGATATATTTAGCTTTTAGTATGATATGTGAGAATGTAACCCAATGATTGGTGTATTGGTCTAAAATTCCATTGCTCTGGTGAACGATTTATTTAGCATAGAACTTGTGTtggatttttattatatataaaaaaaatattaaatcaatgataattatatataataagtaagATTACTCTATGACTTAATGGTTAAAAAGCACATGTGATCTctaacctaaaataaaaaaaaaatattacatctaTTTTGTAGGCTTAGGACTTTTGGAGTCTGAACTCTCTGAGATATATCATTTTGAGAAGTTTTTCTCAATTCAAGAACTCTAAGTCTATTATAGGGATCAGCACCAACTTTATCCAATGAAATtgatttgaataatttattctatcatttattatattcatcacttctctttcttcttgaaATGCACAAGCAAGATCtctctttttcaaaaaataaaataaaaataaagataccaTTCTGATCCCCTCCCCTCTTATTCATTTTCTAAAACCTTTTAACAGGAAAAGGAAACACATATCAACGCACTGTTTATTCTTAATCTTTATGGAAACGACAATTTGTTTGGCAAACTGAGTACCGTGTTGACACagtgtgaattaaaaaaaaaaaaagaaacaagagtGAATGCATTATTTTATAggtgtaattaaataataatgtcatGTAGCAGTGTAGCTGCCTCCCACATCATggattaatttatgatttatctaTCCATCCATCCTttgtcttttattatttattatttataatctcCAATGAGCACTCACCACAAATCCCTCCACGTTATCACCGATCCCACCGTTGGATCTCGATCCCTGCGTCAACCTGTCCAAAAAGTCTTTCCTTAAAAAGTGCTTTTCCAAACTTCTTCTTCCCTTCTTcccttctctctctcactcCCCCACTCATCTCCTGcaacaacaaacaaacaaacaccaccaacaacaaccaCTCCTCTTCTTTTTCACCCTCGAATCCACGCTTCCTTTACACCGCGTTTGGATCTCCGTTAAACAAAACCATTAAAATGTAGcgagagaaaaacaaaaccgCAAAAGAAAAtcagttaatttattaattttatttttttatggctTTCCACGACCATCTCCAGCACGAAATAGCGTTCCAGCGTTTCACGGAGGAGCAAGAGTTGACCGAGAACAGAGACATGCAGCAGAGGCTCCCACCTCCGACATGGCTCAACAACGTTAACGCGCGTCAACAGAATTTCCTCGACACCGAGAAGAGCGTGGATCGGAACAACCGAAGCGAGAGCAATTGCGAATCCGAGGATTTGAGGGAATACAAAGCGGACATTCTAGGTCACCCTCTCTACGATCAACTGTTGTCGGCGCACGTCTCGTGCCTCAGAATCGCCACGCCGGTGGACCAGCTTCCTAGGATCGATGCGCAGCTTCAGCAGTCGCAGCGCGTGGTTGAAAAGTACTCTGCACTTGCACACAACGGGGTCGTCGATGAGAAGGAGCTTGATCAGTTCATGGTTTGTTTgcttctttgtttttctttctttctctcattcttaaattaaataaacccTCTCTTTTGTTGTACTTCAATTCCTTCTGTTTTCTTGTCCCTCTACTTTAACCCACTTCCTAGGAGTACTACTACTACTTCCTAGAatcttaatttaattcaattaagtcCACCTGTCTTTgatttcttcctttctttgcTGTTAACCTCTCTTCGGAAGAAATCATTGGGTCTAGTCTTAGACATAAGAGGACTTgaatgattaagaaaaaaaaaacaaagaaagaaaagattaaaagttTGATcttatctattaataaaaattaactttctaataataaattaatatttgttgataaaataatatattctcaCAAAACAAAGTTTTCAGTTAATCTCTGtatgatatatttaattttataaatttacgaAAAAAGAGTTTTATATGTCATATAAAGATTAATTGAAATTATGATGATTTTGGATGACCtaatactttataaaaaaaatctggtTTTGGGAATCATTTTGGCTGTTTTGTCGATCCTTGATTcattaaccaatttttttttttgtcatgctgcttgttaaatcataaaatcatgtcaaaatgaatttgttttttgaagATTTTGTGGACTAGATAGCACATATACagaattcagaaaatgaagaataataatgatgataatgGGAGTGATGGTTTTGtaactttattttttggatGGACGGTAGTACGAGGCATTAATTTGGTGAATCTGATTTGTCATGGAGTGGCTCCGCTTGAGGGTTCTCATGCTGCTGCTTCCTACAATAACCTTTAGGAGTGCTTTATGGAATCTTTTTTCGTTAAATGCTGTCATGATCTTCCCCACTTGTtcacttctcttttttctttcccctTTTTGCTGAAACTTTGATGGTTCAGTTCTTGCAATTCTTACTTCCTCATTAATGTACGTTTCTGGCTCTACCATAATGGGAGGATACGGAACTTGGTGATTCTGTACGTATCAACTGGTCATACTATTTGTCCTGTAGTGTATGGTAGAATCTATATTAAATGCATGAATCAACTGCTACTATTAATCAAGTTAACATTGATTCTGAATTAATAGCCACTTTACATATAATGATTGGAGTACTGAATCACTATAACATTTTGTGTTAACTTTGTAGGGACATTTATTTAAGTTTGGAATCTTGGGGTTTATTTACACTAGTATTTATATATAGTCCTTCTCAGTTCTTGtcgtttcaagaataattaatgAATGTGATTTTAGTTGTTAATGTGAAGAGCTTGTTTTTGATGAGTTATGCTAGTATTTTGTTTGTTGCAGACCCATTATGTTCTGTTGCTCTGTGCCTTTAAAGAACAACTGCAGCAGCATGTCCGTGTTCATGCCATGGAGGCAGTGATGGCTTGTTGGGATCTGGAGCAATCTCTGCAAAGCTTGACAGGTAAATTTTCAGCGTTATAAAGGTCTTTTTGCTTCGCTAGATACCGTGTCTTTTGTACTCATTATTGGGTCTGCAAACAAAGAcaaggagagagagaaagaattgatggaatagaaaaaggaaataaaagaatgAATTGGAGACCACACACTCCACCGTTCTCATCTAAAACTTGCCTCTCACTGGTTCTCTCCAtggaatagaaaaaatataaacgaTACATCCAAAGGaagagagatagagaaaaaaaaacttgataagTGATTTAAtaggaaagaaagagagaaagaagacattgaggagaaaatgatatggaagaaaaaataaataatgtttataaGAGTTGAACGAAACAACAAGGACAAGTAGTTAGTGTGGAGTGTACACTTCAacttgttataaaataaataaattattttgttaattttgtttacacaatatgttattattttctcaattttttttattaaatatgagtttaatcatacttaatcttttttttaaagattatacTTAATCCTTAAAGTGGCATCTGGGATagaaagtatatattttattctaattgaTCTGGTGTGAAAGTGAAATGACGAAAAAAACAAGGAGATTTATTGTATTATCacttttttaaatatcatattttatttttatcaaaatatatttttccatttggttcatataaaatattttaaactataattaagaataattataaataagagttttaaacgattttaaatacaaataaatattaaggaaaacaacaaaatagaTATACCCACAGTTAATTATTCCtagaaaaaatttctaaaattattaataatttaaaatatttcattaaatttactTCCGCGAAAATTATAACTCAAATTTGATGTTTAAACCAAAAAGATAAACAGTTAAAATAAATCTAAcaagcaataaaaaaattagaaaaatctaataaaattctTCACCAATTATTCGTACGActcattttttatgtaaattttattatatttataatttttttgcttgAATATCAATTGAGATTATGATTTTCATCCAGATAAATCTAATGTGacaagttttaatttttgaattcatAAAAAGAGGTTCAAATCAGTGAAATTAAGTCTCAGAATAAAACATGATTACTATTCTGGAAAAACCAAATTGatgcaaatttaaaagataaaggccaaaagtataatttaccatttttttctagtaatagaatataattatattagagaaaatcatttttaatgaataataacCTATCACGGTACGTTAATTAcagagttattaattatatttaatgaaaaaatctcTCTTTAATACgattatatatcatattatttggtgtaaaaaaaaatcacatttctcATTTATTAACAAACATTGTAAACATAAAGTGCCCCGCTGTTAAGAGTAGTTAGTAATGGAAATTAGACAGACTAATAGAAAAGTGAAGAGAGAGGAGACGAAGAAACAAGGTTGAGGGCTTGAGGCTGCCTTTACTCAAATCCCAAATCCCAATGTGCAGGGTCTTGACGAGGCTAGAATAATATAGGTGATAGTAAACTAAAGGAATAACGAGTGGGTAAAATCAATCGAGAGAAAAATACAAAACCCAATAAAGAAATAGCATATGTTAATCTTTggcaaaaagaaaaactaaaggaATAATAATTTGACGAATTAGAATGTTCTCATTCCTCCCACTCATGAGTGGGACTAGTGGGACTGTGGatgatattttttcttgttcatAATATcagtgtttaaaattaaaactgttTTTACATAAGTAAAAGtaagaagaataataaaaatattaaactataaTAAACACTTTAATATTAACCTTTTACTTTTAgttgttcaattttaaaaaaatatgttggtaagattgaataatattttattcattatattaACATGAGTATTGTCGTTGAATTCATTTTTCCTTCACATTCCCATGTCTAACATAACATCCAAAGCCTTGATTGGAAATTGATAAAACCAGTTACCAACTTCTAGAAACAATGTATACAATTTTTGCTATAACTGGAGGCTGAAAATAGAGCCTATTAATAGTTTCATCGCATGAATAAAATCACCTGTCCTCTTCCTATATTTTCTTTGCCctcgaaataaataaaaaatcgtcGGTGGAAAAAAAGCTAATAAATAAGAgtgagaagaaaagagaatatTTTTAACCACATGTTAATTCTTAATAATTAAGAGAACAAGGAAAGAGACTAGACACAACCGGCCGGCAACACGTGGCTTCAATCCTTCTTCATATACAAGGGCCTTTCAATGTAATGGAAGGAGAGAATCTCACAACtggtgcttccaagttttattcattaaataatcATACACATTAGTAATTAGTAGCTTACAGTTAAcactattttttgtaattaataatgTGATTGGATACATAAATGGTATATGcagtaattattattaaaggAAGTACTCCATCCGTTTCAAAAGAGTTGGGAAAAGTTAATAAGCATCCATAAAAGTATTCTTCACCAAGTGGAATAGGAAAAACAATAATAGAGTTGAGCTTAAATTCtcttacaaatatttaataatttttaaattcttgtGTAAAACCTTAAAGACAGTTCACCCTCATTAATAATCATGAGTCTGCTTTCCTTGGAATTGCACCCTTCTCTTGGCAGATTGTTGTTTGCTCTGGTTCAGTTATGGGAACTGAGACAGTGTACTGAATGCTGGGTTTTCATTAGTATCATCTTTACCGTTTATCTATATAATATTAATCTTTTGATCAGTTCTCAAATTAACCTTATGACTATTGCATGTCTCAATTCTCATGCTCCACTTAGGAAAGTACGTAGTTGCTTTGCGCAACCCTCTTAACTGGATGTTGCTGCTATTAATTAGTGAATTTGAATCTGATGGAACTATAGAGCTTATAGTGTTGTAAAATCTTTCAATGTATAGTCCATTAATTACGTACAAAATGTTctgaaactataaatatgttgcatgcaTGCATGGACATTTGTTGTATTAATTGTTCTTtagaaaagacaaataaatgggggtgattatatatatgcataataattagaagaagaatgaaagcatgcatgcatgcacgATGATGCATGTGGTATGTGCAGGTGTATCTCCTGGTGAAGGAACGGGTGCAACAATGTCAGACGATGAAGATGACCAGGCAGAGAGCAATGCCAACTTATACGAAGGAAGCCTTGATGGCGGCGAAACTCTTGGATTTGGTCCTCTTGTCCCCACTGAAAGTGAAAGATCTTTGATGGAAAGAGTCAGGCATGAGTTGAAGCATGAACTAAAACAGGTAACTAATAAATTAGGTATAATTAAGGCTATGTTGGActttaactttttcaaaagcAGGAAAAAGAGGAAGCAAGGAatggagaaagagagaagagaaacaatttttttttcaaaagctcaTTCGTttgttatttttagaaaattacttttttcttcttttacaaaTCAAGTTACTTAACCTTTTAAACTTTTCAGAAAATGTGTTTGAtccaattttttcttaaaaagagaTGTCTAAGAAAGTTAAACACTACTTAAAATAACCAGATCttgtttttttcccttttctgttTTCCTCAATTATAAGtgacatatataattaaaaagtaacactctttttttcctcatCTGTCACTTTTAATTGAGAGAACAAGGAATATAGATACAAGTGATTTGGCTACGCATTGATAAATATCACAATGGCACAAGTTGAATCATTTTTACATACCTTATTTCTATCTTTCAGGGTTACAAGGAGAAGATTGTGGACATAAGAGAAGAAATTCTAAGAAAGAGACGAGCGGGGAAGCTTCCAGGGGACACCACATCCCTTTTGAAAGCTTGGTGGCAATCACATTCTAAATGGCCTTACCCCACTGTAAGTTTAGACATATGAATTAGTAGTATATGATATTAtatacacacatacatatacttTTCTGGGCATGATCGagtctctatatatatatacccatACATTTACTTTGGTTAATTTAAACATGTGAACATTGTTTGTTTTAGGAGGAAGACAAGGCTAGATTGGTGCAGGAAACAGGGTTGCAATTAAAGCAGATAAATAATTGGTTCATaaatcaaaggaaaaggaactgGCATACAAATAACCCCTCATCCTCTAGCAACTCCAAAAGCAAGCGCAAGAGGTAGGTTAATTGTCACTTCTTTCTTccaaacaatatatattattattgtggcTTAATGTTTGACAAACCATCCTCAAGATGCATTTTATggcttaattaattttgatatactcTAATGTTAAGTTTTTCTTGTACTATCCTAACATGACGGCTCATTTAATGAGTTTGACTATGttaacaatattattaaatgttGAACTCATTAAATAAAGCGGTACCATAtcacgaaataaaataaatttttaaatatcatttatttaacCAATTTGTCTAGTGGCTTTCATATATATTGACTAACTGATTTATTTAACACTATATAACTATTAGGTATTATCTAGAATTGTAATATGAGTCGTCATCCATGCACCAACCGACTCGTCAGTTAGATTGATAAACTTTAGactcactttttttattattattaaaatgagtCGGCTCATTTAACCAGCTTATTAGTACATTGATTTGAGTTGGGTTTAGCGAATTGGCTTAATTaacttcttctttttatatatatatatatttctttaaatcACTTAATTAGaaccattttataaaaaatgagggTATTGGGTGAGAGttggaaaattatttatattactatgttgttattttttattttattgcacttttaaatttgttaaatctttttattatgtaccctttttctatttttccttaaattttttgtattcttttaaaaaaaattaagtgaacGAACTCTAACCCACCAATTCACAATGGGTCAACTAATGTTATGTTTCTTTTAAAAGTGAAACAAGTCGAGTTAACTCAGTTTTTCTCAACATGTGATGAATAAGTTGACTTACTTTGACACTTCTaacattttcatcaattttaaaaatatatgatgagAGGAAGTAATAAGTTGTGAGTGAAGATACACTCTACGTGAATCGGACTAattgcataaataaaaaaattgaaagcaaattgtttataaaataaaatttgatggcTCTAAAAAGTTCCTAATCTTTTATGACTACATCTGATTGAAATCTTGGGATGGTAGTAGTGCAGGAGAAGCCAGTAACCAGAGCTTCATGTGAACGGTCGCatattttgaacaaaaattattGGTATTGTTCTCCCTTTTAATGCATGCTCGTGGGATTCATAGATCTTACGGTCCAGCGTGAACGTGATGGATTCTGGATGAAAAAGGGAAATTCATGATATATAAAACCACTGTATTGGTTGAATTACAGAAAATTATCCCTGGTATTGTTGTATATGAGGCTGCTGCATGCCGCTTGATATCTGATATTGATGCAGTCGCATTCTATTCGATTTAATGGGTAGCATGCTGATATTATTctgcttatttaaaaatattatggatCCAATTAGTATAACTCAGTGGATAATGCATCTAACTTGTTGGAATTGGACCTGAATTTGATCGAGCATATTCTTGATGAAAGACTAAGAGctttaagtaaaattaaatttcaaactaataatcaaaatttgttGGGATACATTGAAATCGTGTTGAGAAGTCAAACGTCCATCCTAATTAATGTggttatataaaaaatggaggaataaattaatctttaaaagtTTGAATTCTTATTATTAGAAGAACAACTATCATGAATATCCCAAGTAGTCCTACTAGTATCCACCTGCATGTAGTACAAATTCGTCGGTTTTGTTTCTTAATTAGACAAAATTATTAAGTTCTTGGGATAATTAACAGCTgtagtttaagttttttttttttttgggatcaTCATGAAACTAGTGTGAACTATCTATTAACGACTTTGCTGATAAACCTTTAACGGTGGAACAACTCGAGGGTTGTGGCCTTACAGTCATATGTATATGGAATAGACTAAACTCTTGTGAATTAAATGGGAGAATATGGATCATATTACTTTGGTGATACTGCGCTTTGCCGATACTTGATGAAA
Protein-coding sequences here:
- the LOC100781997 gene encoding homeobox protein knotted-1-like 4 isoform X1, whose protein sequence is MAFHDHLQHEIAFQRFTEEQELTENRDMQQRLPPPTWLNNVNARQQNFLDTEKSVDRNNRSESNCESEDLREYKADILGHPLYDQLLSAHVSCLRIATPVDQLPRIDAQLQQSQRVVEKYSALAHNGVVDEKELDQFMTHYVLLLCAFKEQLQQHVRVHAMEAVMACWDLEQSLQSLTGVSPGEGTGATMSDDEDDQAESNANLYEGSLDGGETLGFGPLVPTESERSLMERVRHELKHELKQGYKEKIVDIREEILRKRRAGKLPGDTTSLLKAWWQSHSKWPYPTEEDKARLVQETGLQLKQINNWFINQRKRNWHTNNPSSSSNSKSKRKSSAGEASNQSFM
- the LOC100781997 gene encoding homeobox protein knotted-1-like 4 isoform X2 gives rise to the protein MAFHDHLQHEIAFQRFTEEQELTENRDMQQRLPPPTWLNNVNARQQNFLDTEKSVDRNNRSESNCESEDLREYKADILGHPLYDQLLSAHVSCLRIATPVDQLPRIDAQLQQSQRVVEKYSALAHNGVVDEKELDQFMTHYVLLLCAFKEQLQQHVRVHAMEAVMACWDLEQSLQSLTGVSPGEGTGATMSDDEDDQAESNANLYEGSLDGGETLGFGPLVPTESERSLMERVRHELKHELKQGYKEKIVDIREEILRKRRAGKLPGDTTSLLKAWWQSHSKWPYPTEEDKARLVQETGLQLKQINNWFINQRKRNWHTNNPSSSSNSKSKRKSAGEASNQSFM
- the LOC100781997 gene encoding homeobox protein knotted-1-like LET12 isoform X3 produces the protein MAFHDHLQHEIAFQRFTEEQELTENRDMQQRLPPPTWLNNVNARQQNFLDTEKSVDRNNRSESNCESEDLREYKADILGHPLYDQLLSAHVSCLRIATPVDQLPRIDAQLQQSQRVVEKYSALAHNGVVDEKELDQFMTHYVLLLCAFKEQLQQHVRVHAMEAVMACWDLEQSLQSLTGVSPGEGTGATMSDDEDDQAESNANLYEGSLDGGETLGFGPLVPTESERSLMERVRHELKHELKQGYKEKIVDIREEILRKRRAGKLPGDTTSLLKAWWQSHSKWPYPTEEDKARLVQETGLQLKQINNWFINQRKRNWHTNNPSSSSNSKSKRKRRSQ